One genomic segment of Dysosmobacter sp. Marseille-Q4140 includes these proteins:
- a CDS encoding UvrD-helicase domain-containing protein — translation MAKLIGSAQSTNFGENLFIRKAQEFLDDQYIIYWNRQIYGREFDVCILMPGKGILVVELKGWREENILRIENSDTIIIKTNEGETLATPQKQARGYRFAIERHIRQNTGKFPLVFQMVCLPQVSKDFYHRKRLDVVLDESFTILKEDLDDTSSFYKKIDQALSEAFRWKRDPFDSKTMLEVRNLYETDIDLDKDDESEIGKGQVHSYHQHDYSRFYYFSEADELNGNVIEDIKVQYMCGCKLYCVFSKKEQMLFVLNALDVALTQKGLVRNRDNIEIAFDEQKNHIPPATSVNDMFMGFHCSMSVLSEPFGKNTTSFVIHNGKYNRSQESILKKLSEQSQFNFEQYEVEHASPKKNIVIRAGAGTGKTYTMISRIGFICYTQNVPLRKMADRIVMITFTNEAADQMEEKLKTYFRNCYLVTSNPDYLEMVSRIEHMQISTIHSYAKDLIAQMGTSFGYGIDLSITSSEFYRRKKITDLLDEYIHQKRIECGNDYTDKLGMPVYAIRDSILDFIGKLHNKSVDIETIEPQDFGTLLNSEGHGELHELLASVIPAVEQEYLGELLENNKIHLSSMMSILNRFINDPDSESRIRELKIDKGAQQFMFVDEFQDTDDSQIESLLRIAQVLDYNLFLVGDIKQCIYRFRGAKEKAFDQLGIDKNPEKWLEFSLRRNYRTDKYLLDIFDRSFAAWGEMDEELLAYDAAKDKLIGTRDYNGKYLTSKSRFYRRLPAANEEMRIPILVEEIKRIQKRIQYEESHGMKLSAKEKSIAILVRENWQADMIRTDCAKLGISVHTNTGGDLYMSQPAMDMLTLVNALVHFDEADYLYNLVTSNFFNLDIPKSNLYEIRMKIRNGKWRAKADEKEQVNYLINFMNLMLANTVDKNNRWEYIVASLRTQPVLQAIRKVYSTLEPWKHFSDDPWKQHYYQLNIDLLFEQLINACNVDRLTINTLQEHLYNSIISQVSVDSRTPASNEEESTIQCITVHKSKGLEYGHVILPFCSASMDFIKRTQLHISTTKCQGRYRIGYSMSVSNSGQTVQNDFYDEVIEKSEKAREETRILYVAMTRSIRSFSWVEVQGKQNLSWQNLIETEV, via the coding sequence ATGGCAAAACTGATTGGAAGCGCACAATCCACTAACTTTGGAGAAAATTTGTTTATACGCAAAGCCCAGGAGTTTTTGGACGATCAGTACATCATTTACTGGAATCGTCAAATATATGGCCGTGAGTTTGATGTCTGTATCCTTATGCCAGGAAAAGGCATTTTGGTTGTGGAATTAAAGGGGTGGCGTGAAGAAAATATCCTTCGTATTGAGAATAGTGATACCATTATAATCAAAACAAACGAAGGAGAAACTCTTGCTACGCCACAAAAGCAAGCGCGCGGATATCGTTTTGCAATTGAGAGGCATATACGTCAAAATACAGGTAAGTTTCCATTAGTATTTCAAATGGTCTGTCTTCCCCAAGTTTCTAAGGATTTTTATCACAGAAAAAGGCTGGATGTGGTTTTAGATGAGTCATTCACCATATTGAAAGAGGATTTGGATGATACATCTTCTTTCTACAAAAAAATTGATCAGGCATTATCAGAAGCCTTTCGCTGGAAAAGAGATCCGTTTGATTCAAAGACCATGTTGGAAGTTCGTAATCTGTATGAAACTGATATTGATCTGGATAAAGATGACGAATCTGAAATTGGAAAAGGACAGGTACATTCTTATCATCAGCATGATTATTCTCGCTTTTATTACTTCTCCGAAGCTGATGAATTGAATGGCAATGTCATCGAAGACATCAAAGTTCAGTATATGTGCGGTTGCAAACTATATTGTGTGTTTTCGAAAAAAGAGCAAATGTTATTTGTGCTTAATGCTCTTGATGTAGCACTTACACAAAAAGGATTAGTACGGAATCGGGATAATATCGAAATCGCATTTGACGAACAGAAAAACCATATTCCGCCTGCTACTTCCGTTAATGATATGTTCATGGGCTTTCACTGCTCCATGAGCGTATTGAGTGAGCCTTTTGGCAAGAATACTACTTCCTTTGTAATTCATAATGGAAAATATAACCGTTCTCAAGAATCTATTCTCAAAAAGCTTAGCGAACAGAGCCAGTTTAATTTTGAGCAATATGAAGTTGAGCATGCTTCGCCGAAAAAGAACATTGTAATTCGCGCCGGTGCAGGTACCGGCAAAACCTACACGATGATTTCTCGTATTGGATTTATCTGCTATACCCAAAATGTTCCGCTGCGGAAAATGGCTGACCGTATTGTGATGATCACATTTACAAATGAAGCTGCAGATCAAATGGAGGAAAAACTCAAGACATACTTCAGGAATTGCTACCTGGTAACCTCCAACCCTGATTACCTGGAGATGGTGTCCAGAATTGAACACATGCAGATTAGCACGATTCATTCCTATGCGAAAGACTTGATTGCCCAGATGGGCACCTCATTTGGCTATGGAATCGACTTGAGCATAACCTCCAGCGAATTTTATCGCCGCAAAAAAATTACAGATCTACTTGATGAGTATATCCATCAGAAAAGAATCGAATGCGGAAACGACTATACAGATAAGCTGGGGATGCCTGTTTACGCTATACGTGACAGTATTCTTGATTTCATTGGAAAACTGCATAATAAAAGTGTCGATATCGAAACTATTGAGCCTCAAGATTTCGGAACCCTTTTGAATAGCGAGGGCCACGGTGAATTGCATGAATTACTGGCCAGCGTGATCCCGGCTGTTGAACAAGAATATCTGGGGGAACTTCTGGAAAATAACAAAATCCACCTCAGTTCTATGATGTCTATTCTTAATCGATTCATCAATGATCCAGACAGTGAGAGCAGAATCAGAGAGTTAAAGATAGATAAAGGTGCTCAGCAGTTTATGTTTGTTGATGAGTTTCAGGATACAGATGACTCTCAAATTGAATCTTTGCTGCGGATTGCCCAGGTACTTGACTATAATCTGTTCCTTGTAGGCGATATTAAGCAGTGCATTTACCGTTTTCGCGGCGCAAAAGAAAAGGCTTTTGACCAATTGGGAATTGACAAAAATCCCGAGAAGTGGTTGGAGTTTTCTTTGCGGCGAAACTATCGCACGGATAAGTATTTGCTGGATATTTTTGACCGTTCTTTTGCTGCATGGGGTGAAATGGATGAAGAGTTGCTTGCCTACGATGCAGCCAAAGATAAACTAATCGGCACAAGAGACTATAACGGGAAATACTTGACCTCCAAGAGCCGGTTCTACCGGCGACTTCCGGCAGCAAATGAAGAGATGCGGATTCCCATTCTTGTTGAGGAGATTAAAAGAATCCAGAAACGCATTCAATACGAAGAGAGCCACGGAATGAAGCTTTCCGCAAAGGAAAAGAGCATTGCGATCCTGGTTCGTGAAAACTGGCAAGCTGATATGATTCGTACTGACTGTGCCAAGCTTGGAATCAGCGTACATACCAACACAGGCGGGGACTTATATATGTCCCAGCCTGCTATGGACATGCTCACTTTGGTCAATGCTTTGGTTCATTTTGACGAAGCTGACTATCTTTACAACCTTGTAACCTCAAATTTCTTTAATCTGGATATCCCCAAATCCAACCTCTATGAGATACGTATGAAGATTCGTAACGGAAAATGGAGGGCGAAGGCAGACGAGAAAGAACAGGTGAATTACCTTATTAATTTTATGAATCTGATGCTTGCGAACACTGTTGATAAGAATAACAGATGGGAATACATTGTTGCAAGCCTTAGAACACAGCCCGTTCTTCAGGCCATCCGCAAGGTGTACAGCACTCTTGAACCCTGGAAACACTTCAGCGACGATCCTTGGAAACAGCATTACTATCAGCTGAATATTGATTTGTTGTTTGAGCAGCTCATCAACGCTTGCAATGTAGATCGGCTTACTATTAACACATTGCAGGAGCATCTTTATAATAGCATCATTTCTCAGGTCTCTGTCGATAGTCGAACTCCGGCCAGCAATGAGGAAGAGTCTACCATTCAGTGTATTACAGTACATAAATCGAAGGGACTTGAATATGGCCATGTAATTCTGCCGTTTTGTTCGGCTTCCATGGATTTTATCAAAAGGACGCAGTTACATATCAGCACGACCAAGTGCCAGGGCCGGTATCGTATTGGTTATAGCATGAGTGTGAGCAATTCCGGTCAAACTGTTCAAAATGATTTCTATGATGAAGTCATTGAGAAGTCTGAAAAAGCTCGGGAGGAAACCCGCATCCTCTATGTTGCTATGACAAGGTCGATTCGCTCATTCTCCTGGGTGGAAGTTCAGGGGAAGCAGAACCTATCTTGGCAGAATCTCATAGAAACAGAGGTGTAA